A stretch of Sphingorhabdus sp. YGSMI21 DNA encodes these proteins:
- a CDS encoding TonB-dependent receptor codes for MTKYTPAALSRPSLIALASALFLAGTAPAVAQTGTDDIADDSDGDVIIVTAQKIEQKSTDVPITISANTGERMKELGVSDLDELSNYVPGLNIQEQSANNPGVVIRGITSDSGSAQQAARVTLYYNGVDISRSRGSYQDLYDIDRVEVIKGPQATLFGTASAVGAISIISARPEPGFSGEVSASYGNYDAYTLGGHLNAGNDVIAVRVAAAHKKRDGYVTNLAPNQEDLYAQDQLGARASFRFTPSSTFTADLILTYDRQRNSGTPFISGTLPTSAGPADPFGVADMRGSPFSAAVLGDADLGLTRDVYDANLTMSWDFADEWNITMVNGFRKFNSNEVFDADGSAAYFLEFAEDANGEQGSHETRFTYNNGSTFRGSFGWNFFREDNSQRVPFSTDEVTYFQCLANAVVAGVACVDDNGVPAGDAIRDLTGGAVDTIPYQAVFENLGKNDSYSVFADGTWIATPRVELTAGVRVLIEKRRSGYRATAPGSVFTGAPPFAITDTAGQTFRTEDSFSAVLPRFNILYRFSDQINGFATISKGRRSATVNAGATATPTGPVGDFSDIAPETVWNYEVGLKGAAGPFSGSIGVYYQVYDNFQVTVADPARPGTTTTLSAGSASNFGVEAEVNVRAADWLNLFANIGYIDGGIDDKPGNGNLAGSRFRLQPQVQAAAGFTIDYPINDSTRFFATPSVTHRSRVYFEAPNNILTSQKAVTLVNLRAGLSFADERFEIAGFVRNLTNKDYLLDAGNTGGAFGIPTFIPAEPRFYGVQASAKF; via the coding sequence ATGACAAAATATACTCCCGCCGCCCTGTCCCGTCCCTCTTTGATCGCGCTCGCCAGCGCGCTGTTCCTTGCCGGAACCGCCCCGGCCGTGGCGCAGACCGGCACCGATGATATCGCCGACGACAGCGACGGCGACGTCATCATCGTCACCGCCCAGAAGATCGAGCAGAAGTCGACCGATGTGCCGATCACCATCTCGGCCAATACCGGCGAGCGGATGAAAGAACTCGGCGTGTCCGATCTCGACGAATTGTCCAACTATGTCCCCGGCCTCAATATCCAGGAGCAAAGCGCCAACAATCCGGGCGTCGTGATCCGCGGCATCACCTCGGACAGCGGCTCGGCGCAGCAAGCCGCCCGCGTCACGCTTTACTATAATGGCGTCGATATCTCCCGCTCGCGCGGTTCCTATCAGGATCTCTACGATATCGACCGGGTCGAGGTGATCAAGGGCCCGCAGGCGACCCTGTTCGGCACGGCTTCTGCGGTCGGCGCGATCAGCATCATTTCCGCCCGGCCCGAGCCCGGCTTCTCCGGCGAGGTCAGCGCCAGCTATGGCAATTATGACGCCTATACGCTGGGCGGCCATCTCAACGCCGGCAATGATGTGATCGCGGTGCGGGTCGCTGCTGCGCACAAGAAGCGCGACGGCTATGTCACCAATCTCGCCCCCAATCAGGAGGATCTTTATGCGCAGGACCAGCTGGGTGCCCGCGCATCCTTCCGCTTCACGCCGAGCAGCACCTTCACCGCAGACCTGATCCTGACCTATGACCGGCAGCGCAATTCGGGCACGCCGTTCATTTCCGGCACCCTGCCAACCAGCGCCGGACCGGCCGATCCTTTCGGCGTCGCCGATATGCGCGGTTCGCCCTTCTCTGCCGCCGTGCTGGGCGATGCAGACCTTGGCCTGACCCGCGATGTCTATGATGCCAATCTGACGATGAGCTGGGACTTTGCCGACGAGTGGAACATCACCATGGTCAACGGTTTCCGCAAGTTCAATTCCAACGAAGTGTTCGACGCCGACGGCTCCGCCGCCTATTTCCTGGAATTTGCCGAGGATGCCAATGGCGAACAGGGCAGCCACGAAACCCGCTTCACCTATAATAATGGCAGCACGTTTCGCGGCAGCTTCGGCTGGAATTTCTTCCGCGAGGACAATAGCCAGCGGGTTCCCTTCTCGACCGACGAAGTGACCTATTTCCAGTGCCTGGCCAACGCCGTCGTCGCCGGCGTAGCTTGCGTCGATGACAATGGCGTGCCGGCCGGAGACGCGATCCGCGATCTGACCGGCGGAGCTGTCGACACCATTCCCTATCAGGCGGTGTTTGAAAATCTCGGCAAGAATGACAGCTATTCGGTGTTCGCCGACGGCACCTGGATAGCGACACCCAGAGTCGAGCTGACCGCGGGCGTCCGGGTGCTGATCGAGAAGCGCCGCTCGGGCTATCGCGCCACCGCACCGGGTTCCGTCTTTACTGGTGCGCCGCCCTTTGCGATCACCGACACCGCCGGCCAGACCTTCCGCACCGAGGACAGTTTCTCCGCCGTTTTGCCACGCTTCAATATTCTTTATCGCTTCTCCGACCAGATCAACGGCTTCGCCACCATCTCCAAGGGCCGACGTTCGGCGACGGTGAACGCCGGCGCCACCGCCACGCCCACCGGACCGGTCGGCGACTTCAGCGATATCGCGCCGGAAACCGTATGGAATTATGAAGTCGGCCTGAAAGGGGCCGCGGGGCCATTTTCCGGTTCGATCGGCGTTTACTATCAGGTCTATGACAATTTCCAGGTCACGGTTGCCGATCCGGCCAGACCGGGCACCACGACCACGCTGAGCGCCGGTAGCGCCAGCAATTTCGGGGTCGAGGCCGAGGTCAATGTCCGCGCCGCCGACTGGCTGAACCTGTTCGCCAATATCGGCTATATTGACGGGGGGATTGATGACAAGCCGGGCAACGGCAATCTGGCGGGCTCGCGCTTTCGGCTCCAGCCCCAGGTGCAGGCAGCGGCCGGCTTCACGATCGACTATCCGATCAATGACAGCACCCGCTTCTTTGCGACGCCCAGCGTCACCCATCGCAGCCGGGTCTATTTTGAAGCGCCGAACAATATTCTGACCAGCCAGAAAGCGGTCACGCTGGTCAACCTGCGCGCGGGCCTGTCCTTTGCCGACGAGCGGTTCGAAATTGCCGGTTTTGTCCGCAATCTGACCAATAAGGACTATCTTCTGGACGCGGGCAACACCGGCGGCGCCTTTGGCATCCCGACCTTCATCCCGGCCGAACCGCGCTTCTACGGCGTCCAGGCCAGCGCCAAATTCTAG
- a CDS encoding diguanylate cyclase, translating to MDLAPQSEKNWQTSWQTPWRSPKIPPEIRSSVEQMQLHRAMTHVPMIYLVAIFNLIAVMVLSAHEGVEPIYYGWMGLLAVGCVGRMVMWIRYPKDPESLVHSQKILRNLSVLSVGIVSFLSIWSVFIITSGMFANQMFIPMSLVFGSTCIAHCLACIKKAAVTVLFVGVIPSAVAMILVGGFDDMIMGWSMITIALLMIRFIIDSYNQIISGLIMRHTIWKQAHSDPLTGLANRRAMMNHLLLAEQSFASSGNGFAVALIDLNHFKQVNDNLGHDVGDHLLVEVARRLKRCCAAEEIVGRLGGDEFLILMPDVNGHDQALARASAFLAGFATPAEIEGHILTPSASVGIAVQSLDGNGTEQLLKAADGALYKMKRSGKSPRNPAKPVLRNIA from the coding sequence ATGGATCTAGCGCCGCAATCGGAAAAAAACTGGCAGACATCCTGGCAAACTCCATGGCGGTCGCCAAAAATTCCACCGGAAATCCGCTCCTCGGTCGAGCAGATGCAATTGCACCGGGCAATGACCCATGTGCCGATGATCTATCTGGTCGCGATATTCAATCTGATTGCGGTGATGGTCCTGTCGGCCCACGAAGGGGTCGAGCCAATCTATTACGGCTGGATGGGGCTGCTCGCGGTCGGCTGCGTCGGGCGGATGGTCATGTGGATCCGCTATCCGAAAGACCCGGAATCGCTTGTCCATTCGCAAAAGATACTTCGCAATCTCTCCGTCCTCTCGGTCGGCATCGTATCCTTTCTCAGCATCTGGTCGGTGTTCATAATTACCTCCGGCATGTTCGCTAACCAGATGTTCATCCCGATGTCGCTGGTCTTCGGATCGACCTGTATCGCCCACTGCCTGGCCTGCATCAAAAAGGCAGCCGTTACTGTCCTGTTCGTCGGCGTCATTCCCTCGGCGGTAGCCATGATCCTGGTCGGCGGATTTGACGACATGATCATGGGATGGAGCATGATCACGATCGCGCTGCTGATGATCCGGTTCATCATCGACAGCTATAACCAGATCATTTCCGGCCTGATCATGCGCCACACGATATGGAAACAGGCGCATAGCGATCCGCTGACCGGGCTGGCCAATCGCCGGGCGATGATGAACCACCTGCTGCTGGCAGAACAGTCTTTCGCCAGCAGCGGCAACGGCTTTGCCGTCGCCCTGATTGATCTCAATCATTTCAAGCAAGTGAATGACAATCTGGGCCATGATGTCGGCGACCATCTGCTGGTCGAGGTGGCCCGGCGGCTGAAGCGCTGCTGCGCTGCAGAAGAAATTGTCGGTCGCCTTGGAGGCGACGAATTTCTGATCCTGATGCCCGATGTGAACGGTCACGATCAGGCGCTGGCGAGAGCAAGCGCCTTTTTGGCCGGCTTTGCTACGCCAGCCGAAATCGAGGGCCATATCCTGACTCCGTCAGCCAGCGTTGGCATTGCCGTCCAGTCGCTCGACGGCAACGGTACCGAGCAATTGCTGAAAGCTGCCGACGGTGCCCTCTACAAAATGAAACGCAGCGGCAAGAGCCCGCGCAACCCGGCCAAGCCGGTGTTGCGCAATATCGCCTGA
- a CDS encoding tryptophan-rich sensory protein — protein sequence MKAIVVLVVALAFAIAPFLSPEFGGIDPDRYPVPQNNPPVQPVGWAFSIWGPIYLWLVAHAAMGAFKFRQDPEWDKGRTPLALSLAVGTIWLPVALVSPIWATILIWIMLIAALVATYRSEQASPAWIAKWPLALYAGWLSVASFLSIGLLLAGYGFVGEFMAAVIALLLAVLFTGYNAVRLKSWPYALAVSWGFFGIAVTNMGSTMPLAVAAVLAAVAIPGLTALTRQSLG from the coding sequence ATGAAAGCCATTGTCGTCCTTGTCGTTGCACTGGCCTTTGCCATTGCGCCATTTCTGTCGCCGGAATTTGGCGGGATCGATCCGGACCGTTATCCGGTACCACAGAACAATCCGCCGGTTCAGCCTGTCGGCTGGGCTTTCAGCATCTGGGGCCCAATTTATCTGTGGCTGGTCGCCCACGCCGCCATGGGCGCCTTCAAGTTCAGACAGGATCCGGAATGGGACAAGGGCCGCACCCCCCTGGCGCTGTCGTTGGCGGTCGGTACGATCTGGCTTCCGGTCGCGCTGGTCTCGCCGATCTGGGCAACAATCCTGATATGGATCATGCTGATCGCCGCCTTGGTAGCAACCTATCGGTCGGAACAGGCCTCGCCTGCCTGGATCGCCAAATGGCCGCTCGCGCTCTATGCGGGCTGGCTCTCCGTAGCATCCTTCCTGTCCATCGGACTCCTGCTAGCGGGATATGGGTTTGTCGGTGAATTCATGGCAGCGGTGATTGCTCTTCTGCTGGCAGTCCTCTTCACCGGCTATAATGCCGTCCGCCTGAAATCCTGGCCTTACGCCCTCGCCGTGTCCTGGGGGTTTTTCGGCATCGCCGTGACCAATATGGGTTCCACGATGCCATTAGCGGTTGCGGCCGTGTTGGCCGCGGTCGCGATCCCGGGTCTGACGGCCCTGACCAGACAATCTCTGGGCTAG
- a CDS encoding DUF1304 domain-containing protein — protein sequence MPIFARIMIALVATLHLYIAWFGIFAWQAQGPATFPDLPASLFEPTSAMAANQGVYNLCVAAGLIWSLFIRNAEWQRKVASGFLLFVATAGIFGAWRVSPDIALVQAGPAVIGLLLLCLPLSQTRQ from the coding sequence GTGCCTATATTTGCCAGGATCATGATCGCGCTGGTTGCCACACTCCATCTCTATATCGCCTGGTTCGGGATATTTGCCTGGCAGGCGCAGGGCCCGGCAACCTTTCCCGATCTCCCCGCCAGCCTGTTTGAACCGACATCCGCGATGGCTGCCAATCAGGGCGTCTACAATCTCTGTGTGGCGGCCGGTCTGATCTGGTCGCTGTTCATCCGCAATGCTGAATGGCAGCGGAAGGTTGCCAGCGGCTTCTTGCTGTTCGTCGCCACGGCGGGTATTTTCGGTGCCTGGCGCGTGTCACCGGATATCGCATTGGTGCAGGCCGGGCCTGCTGTCATCGGGCTGTTGTTGCTGTGCTTACCGTTGAGCCAGACGCGGCAATGA
- a CDS encoding isoprenylcysteine carboxylmethyltransferase family protein, with protein sequence MNDPLGAIFTASPTLVTWALVYIVVQRLGELVHASRNTRRLLGEGGQEHGADHYHYFIFLHSAWIAVIALLVDPQHEISPAMLALFVGTQILRIWTLASIGRWWTTRIISAPHFDRVKRGPYKYISHPNYLVVVLEIAIVPLMLGLPWVALVFSVLNAILLRHRIRIENAVLGERG encoded by the coding sequence ATGAACGATCCGCTCGGCGCGATTTTCACGGCCAGTCCGACACTGGTGACCTGGGCGCTGGTCTATATTGTCGTCCAGCGGCTGGGCGAACTGGTCCATGCCAGCCGCAACACCAGACGGTTGCTCGGCGAAGGGGGCCAGGAACATGGTGCGGACCATTATCATTATTTCATCTTCCTCCACAGCGCCTGGATCGCGGTCATCGCCTTGCTGGTCGATCCACAGCATGAGATTTCGCCAGCGATGTTGGCACTGTTCGTCGGTACACAAATTTTGCGCATCTGGACGCTGGCGAGCATCGGCCGCTGGTGGACGACCAGAATCATCTCTGCGCCGCATTTTGACCGGGTCAAACGCGGGCCGTATAAATATATCAGCCACCCCAATTATCTCGTCGTGGTCCTGGAGATCGCAATCGTGCCGCTGATGCTCGGCCTGCCGTGGGTGGCTCTGGTCTTCTCTGTCCTCAACGCGATCCTGCTGCGCCACCGTATCCGCATCGAAAATGCGGTGCTCGGCGAGCGCGGCTAG
- a CDS encoding type III polyketide synthase translates to MSVLRSIATAVPEHRISQTDVLAVLAKARGAALPARLEQILGNSGIEQRYLACEADYYLEPRSWTGRAAIYDRIGMRLAHRAAGAALDKAALGPSDIDAIVLISTTGTMTPSIPSRMIETMGFDPSTRTIPVFGYGCAGSVLGLQLANDLAVAGEGQNVLMISLELCSLSYDYSQFDKKNMIATALFADGCAAAVLSGKDAPAGAPAFRAFAQKTWPDTRDMMGWDIGTTGFDLVLARDIPSFVAKDFAPFCDDFLTAQDLGMSDLSEPACHPGGGRVVEALEAYFAPGIAGIPATREVLRQHGNMSSPTVLFVLDKLLAEKPDKPILLTALGPGFTAALAILDPQGAA, encoded by the coding sequence ATGTCCGTATTGAGATCCATTGCCACGGCGGTTCCCGAACACCGTATCAGCCAGACTGACGTACTGGCGGTATTGGCCAAGGCGAGGGGAGCGGCGCTTCCGGCCCGGCTGGAACAGATACTCGGGAACAGCGGGATCGAGCAACGCTATCTTGCCTGCGAGGCAGACTATTATCTGGAACCGCGCAGCTGGACCGGCCGGGCAGCGATTTATGACCGGATCGGAATGCGACTGGCGCACAGGGCGGCCGGGGCCGCGCTGGACAAGGCGGCGCTTGGGCCCTCCGACATTGACGCGATCGTTCTGATATCGACCACCGGCACGATGACACCCTCTATTCCCAGCCGGATGATCGAGACGATGGGCTTTGACCCGTCGACCCGGACGATCCCGGTGTTCGGCTATGGTTGCGCCGGCAGCGTGCTCGGCCTGCAACTGGCCAATGATCTGGCGGTGGCGGGCGAGGGTCAGAATGTCCTGATGATCTCGCTGGAATTGTGCAGCCTGTCTTATGACTATAGTCAATTCGACAAGAAGAACATGATCGCCACCGCTTTGTTTGCCGACGGTTGTGCCGCAGCGGTGCTCAGTGGCAAGGACGCGCCGGCCGGCGCACCGGCTTTTCGTGCCTTTGCGCAAAAGACATGGCCCGATACCCGCGACATGATGGGCTGGGACATCGGCACAACTGGCTTCGATCTGGTGCTGGCACGGGATATTCCCAGCTTTGTCGCCAAGGATTTTGCTCCTTTTTGCGATGACTTTCTGACGGCTCAGGATCTGGGCATGTCCGATCTCTCCGAACCCGCCTGCCATCCCGGAGGGGGCAGGGTGGTGGAAGCTTTGGAAGCATATTTTGCGCCCGGTATTGCGGGCATTCCGGCAACCCGCGAGGTGCTGCGTCAACATGGCAATATGTCCTCGCCAACGGTGTTGTTCGTGCTCGACAAGCTGCTGGCGGAAAAGCCCGACAAGCCGATATTGTTGACCGCACTCGGCCCCGGCTTTACCGCAGCGCTTGCTATCCTCGATCCGCAGGGTGCGGCATGA
- a CDS encoding phasin family protein, with the protein MADTKNEISSAPADKVTSSLSADAAYAAAATATVEKAAAEQAPVTTETKKPVAPAAKPATAAKPAVKKTAASKPAAKKPAAKRKVAAKPAAKTTSNKTTKGTKKMATTKTTATKRVVKNTKAANTKAANTAKKTAEKMGSRFEKLTADAQARAKAAADRAVALSKNAVEFNRENVETLIESGKIAAKGAQEIGKTNVKYTRENFVEASRALQGLFSVATPKDMFEKQADYVRSGLDRVMDQTSNNADAVVKLAGKAYQPIADRVGEIRKELKATA; encoded by the coding sequence ATGGCTGATACGAAGAACGAAATATCCTCTGCCCCGGCAGATAAAGTAACCAGCTCGCTCTCTGCTGATGCGGCTTATGCTGCAGCGGCCACCGCGACTGTCGAGAAGGCCGCGGCTGAACAGGCCCCGGTAACGACCGAAACCAAAAAGCCGGTGGCTCCCGCTGCTAAACCGGCAACAGCGGCAAAGCCTGCTGTCAAGAAAACCGCAGCGTCCAAACCGGCAGCGAAGAAGCCTGCAGCAAAGCGTAAAGTTGCTGCGAAGCCGGCTGCCAAGACCACATCGAACAAAACGACCAAAGGAACCAAGAAAATGGCTACCACCAAAACCACCGCAACCAAGCGCGTTGTGAAGAACACCAAGGCCGCCAACACCAAGGCCGCCAACACCGCCAAGAAGACCGCTGAAAAAATGGGTTCGCGCTTTGAAAAGCTGACCGCCGATGCGCAGGCTCGCGCCAAGGCTGCTGCTGACCGTGCCGTTGCACTGTCGAAGAATGCTGTTGAATTCAACCGCGAAAATGTTGAAACCCTGATCGAAAGCGGCAAGATCGCTGCAAAGGGCGCTCAGGAAATCGGCAAGACCAACGTGAAATATACCCGCGAGAATTTCGTTGAAGCCAGCCGCGCTCTGCAGGGCCTGTTCAGCGTCGCGACGCCGAAGGACATGTTTGAAAAGCAGGCTGACTATGTGCGCAGCGGTCTGGACCGGGTCATGGACCAGACTTCGAACAATGCCGATGCGGTCGTCAAGCTCGCTGGCAAAGCCTATCAGCCGATTGCGGATCGCGTCGGCGAAATCCGCAAGGAGCTGAAAGCAACTGCCTAA
- the clpS gene encoding ATP-dependent Clp protease adapter ClpS gives MGNDPDKGSDDDGDDTNLGIATKTRAKTKKPSPYKVLILNDDYTPMEFVVLVLKRFFNMDIDEATRVMLHVHQKGVGVCGTFSYEVAETKVTQVMDFARKNEHPLQCTLEKA, from the coding sequence ATGGGCAACGACCCGGACAAGGGTTCCGATGACGATGGTGACGACACCAATCTCGGTATCGCGACCAAGACCAGAGCCAAGACCAAGAAACCCAGCCCCTATAAAGTTCTCATTCTCAACGACGATTATACACCGATGGAATTTGTCGTCCTGGTGCTGAAGCGGTTTTTCAACATGGACATCGATGAAGCCACGCGCGTCATGCTGCACGTGCACCAGAAAGGTGTCGGTGTCTGCGGAACGTTCAGCTACGAAGTCGCGGAAACAAAGGTCACGCAAGTGATGGATTTTGCGCGCAAGAACGAACATCCCCTGCAATGCACGCTTGAGAAAGCCTGA
- a CDS encoding DsbA family oxidoreductase has product MSETPVITVDIVSDVVCPWCIIGYKKLEKAMARFEGQARFELAWHAFELNPSMPPEGQDIGEHMAQKYGATPEQSKANRERLRSAGSELDFEFRYGDKMRMVNTFDAHRLLHWAGETGKQTALKLALFKAHFTDGRDVSDHATLVDIAASVGLDEKRARDLLGSDMFAEEVRAVEAEWQDRFITGVPAFIFNKKFMVPGAQETDVFANIIENKLLKEAA; this is encoded by the coding sequence ATGTCCGAGACGCCAGTGATCACCGTGGATATCGTCTCCGATGTCGTTTGCCCCTGGTGCATCATCGGCTACAAGAAGCTTGAGAAAGCCATGGCCCGATTTGAAGGTCAGGCCCGCTTCGAACTGGCCTGGCACGCCTTTGAGCTGAACCCCTCCATGCCGCCGGAGGGTCAGGATATCGGCGAACATATGGCGCAAAAATATGGTGCCACGCCGGAGCAGAGCAAAGCCAACAGAGAGCGCCTGCGGAGCGCCGGCAGTGAGCTGGACTTCGAATTTCGTTACGGCGACAAGATGCGGATGGTGAATACGTTTGACGCGCATCGCCTGCTCCACTGGGCTGGCGAGACCGGCAAGCAGACCGCTCTGAAACTGGCTCTGTTCAAAGCGCATTTTACCGATGGCAGGGATGTCAGCGATCACGCGACTCTGGTCGACATCGCGGCATCGGTGGGACTAGACGAGAAACGTGCCCGCGACCTGCTCGGCTCTGATATGTTCGCAGAAGAGGTTCGGGCAGTGGAAGCGGAATGGCAGGATCGCTTCATCACCGGCGTCCCCGCTTTCATCTTCAACAAGAAGTTCATGGTGCCCGGCGCTCAGGAAACCGATGTTTTTGCCAATATCATAGAGAACAAGCTCCTCAAAGAAGCCGCCTGA
- a CDS encoding VOC family protein, whose protein sequence is MIKGVHHIAIGVPDIEAGLAFYRDVIGFELDWRSDIPSDNDKAGAAVGLPGFEARMAMLKGPNISLELWQYSRPEPRDRRSNPADLGYPHMALAVEDIEAEHARLSEAGMTFVGPPVDFGQQKAIYGRDPFGNVIELLEEV, encoded by the coding sequence ATGATCAAGGGCGTCCACCACATCGCTATCGGGGTACCCGATATCGAGGCCGGTCTCGCATTTTATCGAGACGTTATCGGCTTCGAGCTGGACTGGCGCAGCGACATCCCGTCGGACAATGACAAGGCCGGTGCGGCGGTCGGCCTTCCCGGTTTCGAAGCCAGAATGGCCATGCTGAAAGGCCCCAACATCAGTCTCGAGCTATGGCAGTATAGCAGACCCGAACCACGCGATCGGCGTAGCAATCCCGCCGATCTCGGTTATCCGCATATGGCCTTGGCTGTCGAGGATATCGAAGCCGAACATGCCCGGCTCAGCGAAGCCGGCATGACCTTCGTTGGGCCTCCTGTCGACTTCGGACAGCAAAAGGCGATCTACGGCCGGGACCCGTTCGGCAATGTCATAGAACTGCTGGAAGAAGTCTAG
- a CDS encoding DUF1295 domain-containing protein: MNVLEALGLNFGLLVIIMILLWLISIRIRDVSFIDAFWAYGMAIMASASFIQTENPGSLAYTIWALTALWGIRLGTHLFLRWRKEGVDPRYKKIMGRAMEKQGMSFAKAALLKAWAMQIPLLFIVCLPAQLGILLAGTDGLSTVSIIGAIIALVGIAFETVGDMQLKAFKADPASKGKVLDSGLWKYTRHPNYFGDFCAWWGIWLAAAPLGWPVWLAAIGPLFLSFTLMKWSGAPLLEKSLKKNRPDYADYIERTSGFFPMPPRKSSGK, encoded by the coding sequence ATGAACGTGCTTGAAGCTTTGGGGCTGAACTTTGGCTTGCTGGTCATCATCATGATCCTCTTGTGGTTGATATCGATACGGATCCGTGACGTATCCTTCATCGACGCATTCTGGGCCTATGGTATGGCGATCATGGCCAGCGCATCTTTCATACAGACCGAAAACCCGGGATCTCTGGCTTACACGATATGGGCGCTGACAGCGCTCTGGGGGATCAGGCTGGGAACCCATCTGTTCCTGCGGTGGCGCAAGGAAGGTGTTGATCCCCGCTATAAGAAGATAATGGGGCGCGCTATGGAGAAGCAGGGCATGAGCTTCGCCAAGGCCGCTCTGCTCAAGGCTTGGGCCATGCAAATACCGTTACTGTTCATCGTCTGCCTTCCGGCGCAACTCGGCATATTGCTGGCGGGCACCGATGGCCTGTCTACTGTGTCGATCATCGGCGCGATAATAGCGCTCGTAGGCATCGCTTTCGAAACTGTAGGTGACATGCAACTCAAGGCTTTCAAGGCTGATCCGGCCAGCAAGGGCAAGGTACTGGATAGCGGATTGTGGAAATATACGCGCCATCCCAATTATTTCGGTGATTTTTGCGCGTGGTGGGGCATCTGGCTGGCCGCCGCGCCGCTGGGCTGGCCTGTATGGCTTGCCGCGATCGGCCCGTTGTTCCTGAGCTTCACGCTGATGAAATGGAGCGGTGCGCCGCTGCTCGAGAAAAGCCTGAAAAAGAACCGGCCTGATTATGCGGACTATATCGAGCGCACATCCGGGTTTTTCCCGATGCCGCCGAGAAAGTCTTCCGGTAAATGA
- a CDS encoding lysophospholipid acyltransferase family protein → MHDEIKPNWLSEIVRRFSVFVFTVNGWTAVQENPPPRKAVIIAAPHTSNWDFLYFFGLINKLKIRSYWIGKDTLFKPPWGDMMRRLGGIPVNRSKSQNMVDAMVREFNRRDDFLLTIPPEGTRGSVKEWRTGFYYIALKAKVPLIIGLMDYSKRTGGLGPSFMPSGDYKADMQKLSDFYHSVTPKYPDKAMRDIVSTEPGGIGEADGQGEGR, encoded by the coding sequence GTGCACGACGAAATCAAACCGAACTGGCTGTCGGAAATTGTTCGTCGATTTTCTGTCTTCGTCTTTACGGTCAACGGATGGACCGCGGTCCAGGAAAACCCGCCTCCGCGAAAAGCGGTAATCATTGCTGCCCCTCATACGAGCAACTGGGACTTTCTCTATTTCTTCGGTCTGATCAACAAGCTCAAGATCAGATCCTACTGGATCGGCAAGGACACGTTATTCAAGCCACCCTGGGGCGACATGATGCGGCGCCTGGGGGGTATTCCGGTGAACAGGTCGAAATCGCAGAATATGGTCGACGCAATGGTCAGGGAATTCAACCGGCGTGATGACTTCCTGCTGACAATCCCGCCCGAAGGAACCCGTGGCAGCGTCAAGGAATGGCGGACAGGATTCTATTATATAGCGCTCAAGGCGAAAGTGCCGTTGATCATCGGTCTGATGGACTATTCAAAGCGAACCGGAGGACTGGGGCCGTCCTTCATGCCATCGGGGGATTATAAAGCCGACATGCAGAAGCTGAGCGATTTTTATCATAGCGTGACACCCAAATATCCCGACAAGGCGATGCGCGATATTGTATCAACGGAACCCGGTGGCATAGGTGAAGCAGACGGACAAGGAGAAGGCAGATGA